A region of Paractinoplanes abujensis DNA encodes the following proteins:
- a CDS encoding GrpB family protein, translating into MPDAVRDPEGELSGIGYEDVEANTLRRLFYRRPGYHLHIVAAGTWGTRNQRILRDHLRTNDQDPAT; encoded by the coding sequence GTGCCGGACGCCGTCCGCGATCCCGAGGGAGAGCTGAGCGGAATCGGCTACGAAGACGTCGAAGCGAACACGCTGCGGCGGCTGTTCTACCGCCGACCCGGCTACCACCTGCACATCGTCGCCGCCGGCACGTGGGGAACGCGCAACCAGCGCATCCTGCGCGACCATCTGCGCACCAACGACCAGGACCCCGCCACCTGA
- a CDS encoding serine/threonine-protein kinase: MDGRSDLAGVVLGGRYELHEPIGAGGMAVVWRARDHVLARTVAVKIVAAEQGDQDRIRREAQAAAALSHPNIAQVHDYGEMAAEGRVFPYVVMELVEGGTLGDRMTQGPVAPRVAMRICAEIAAALSAAHALGLVHRDIKPANVMLGPTGAKVVDFGIAAATAPSGTGELDIEVLGTPAYLAPERLIDDAVEPASDVYALGVVLYRLLCGHSPWTSEDTTQMLTAHIYLEPAPLPPVTGVPAFIAELCERCLIKDPSRRPSAREVSALLSRGAGNPAAAAVDTASAAAVAMALGATDPARDTPPAGAAGTAKAAGADGPAKAAAADGPAKAAGTGHRGRWAIAAALLLAAGAAGWLLIPGDPEVAPIAAPSASPPAAPRAGRSAAPVSAPVSGPATRRPTSAAAVPAPGLARTTAPGATTAPTAGPALTTEPVPTSTTVTPPPGPGPGPGAEPVTRTWSSDAGTLTATCASPSTAEIVSYEARKPFKVQSADRGPASAPAVTFKHGSTLTTMTVTCSAGQPASTTT; encoded by the coding sequence ATGGACGGACGCAGTGACCTCGCCGGTGTCGTCCTCGGTGGCCGGTACGAGCTGCACGAGCCGATCGGCGCCGGTGGGATGGCAGTGGTCTGGCGGGCCCGGGACCACGTGCTGGCCCGCACCGTCGCGGTCAAGATCGTGGCGGCGGAGCAGGGTGACCAGGATCGGATCAGGCGGGAGGCGCAGGCCGCGGCGGCCCTGTCGCATCCGAACATCGCCCAGGTGCACGACTACGGCGAGATGGCGGCCGAGGGGCGAGTCTTCCCGTACGTGGTGATGGAGCTCGTCGAGGGCGGCACGCTCGGGGATCGCATGACGCAGGGGCCGGTGGCGCCGCGCGTGGCCATGCGGATCTGCGCCGAGATCGCGGCCGCGTTGTCCGCCGCGCACGCCTTGGGCCTGGTGCACCGCGACATCAAGCCGGCCAACGTCATGCTCGGCCCCACCGGGGCCAAGGTCGTCGACTTCGGCATCGCCGCCGCCACCGCGCCCAGCGGGACCGGCGAGCTCGACATCGAGGTGCTGGGCACCCCCGCCTACCTGGCGCCGGAGCGGCTGATCGACGACGCCGTGGAGCCGGCCTCCGACGTCTATGCGCTGGGTGTGGTCCTTTACCGCCTGCTCTGCGGGCATTCGCCGTGGACCAGCGAGGACACCACCCAGATGCTGACCGCGCACATCTATCTGGAGCCCGCGCCGCTGCCCCCGGTGACCGGGGTGCCCGCGTTCATCGCCGAGCTGTGCGAACGCTGCCTGATCAAGGATCCGTCCCGGCGGCCCAGCGCCCGCGAGGTGTCCGCCCTGCTCAGCCGAGGGGCCGGCAACCCGGCAGCGGCCGCGGTCGACACGGCCTCGGCCGCCGCGGTGGCCATGGCCCTCGGCGCGACAGACCCGGCCCGCGACACGCCACCAGCCGGAGCAGCCGGGACAGCGAAGGCCGCCGGAGCGGACGGCCCAGCGAAGGCCGCCGCAGCGGACGGCCCAGCGAAGGCCGCCGGCACCGGGCATCGTGGCCGCTGGGCGATCGCGGCCGCGCTTCTGCTGGCGGCCGGCGCCGCCGGATGGCTTCTGATTCCCGGCGACCCGGAGGTGGCCCCGATCGCCGCCCCGTCCGCCTCGCCACCGGCCGCGCCCCGGGCCGGACGATCGGCCGCACCGGTATCCGCCCCCGTGTCCGGGCCGGCGACGAGAAGACCGACGTCCGCGGCTGCCGTGCCGGCCCCCGGCCTGGCCCGCACCACCGCACCGGGCGCGACCACCGCCCCGACGGCCGGTCCGGCCCTGACCACCGAACCCGTCCCGACCAGCACGACCGTCACGCCACCGCCCGGCCCGGGCCCGGGTCCGGGGGCCGAACCGGTCACCCGCACCTGGTCGTCCGACGCGGGCACCCTGACCGCGACCTGCGCCTCGCCCAGCACCGCGGAGATCGTCTCCTACGAGGCCCGCAAACCGTTCAAGGTCCAGTCGGCCGACCGGGGCCCGGCCTCCGCCCCGGCCGTCACCTTCAAGCACGGCAGCACGCTCACCACGATGACGGTCACCTGCTCCGCCGGTCAGCCCGCCTCGACCACCACCTGA
- a CDS encoding sensor histidine kinase, with product MALLPRWGRLRPNTPAWLGLPSFGVLGLSTWSFGGSASGTGPFLVLLYAWAALHFPRWILLAYAVPATLAYLVPLVLTHQPALILSSAFILMPIAIAVALLIEAQARHLREDRERLERIEQWRSAMMSTLAHDVRSPLSTVRMVLEELKVEAPAPVTEMLDAALRQTARITRLAEGLLDVQRIDSEGHLQLDRREHSARALVKETLTHVRSTDTDVTLEIDDAQALHVDKQRFEQILVNLLTNAARYGSPPVVVTVTSSNGLDRLEVRDHGPGIPAELRDRLFGQFAVGSAEGTGLGLWIVRQLAAAHGGDAFAEARDPGVAMVVMFPSSATQGDHRES from the coding sequence GTGGCGCTGCTGCCGCGGTGGGGCCGGCTCCGACCGAACACGCCGGCCTGGCTGGGGCTGCCGTCTTTCGGGGTGCTCGGGCTGTCGACATGGTCGTTCGGCGGATCGGCCAGCGGCACCGGCCCCTTCCTGGTGCTGCTGTACGCCTGGGCGGCACTGCACTTCCCGCGCTGGATCCTGCTCGCCTATGCCGTGCCGGCCACGCTCGCTTATCTGGTGCCGCTCGTCCTCACACACCAACCGGCGCTCATTCTGAGCAGCGCGTTCATCCTCATGCCGATCGCCATCGCCGTCGCGCTGCTGATCGAGGCCCAGGCCCGCCATCTGCGCGAGGATCGTGAACGCCTCGAGCGCATCGAGCAATGGCGCTCGGCCATGATGAGCACCCTCGCGCATGATGTGCGCAGTCCGTTGAGCACCGTACGCATGGTGCTCGAGGAGCTGAAAGTCGAGGCGCCCGCGCCGGTCACCGAAATGCTCGATGCCGCACTGCGCCAGACCGCCCGCATCACCCGGCTCGCCGAGGGCCTGCTCGACGTGCAGCGCATCGACAGCGAGGGTCACCTGCAACTCGACCGCCGGGAGCACTCCGCGCGCGCCCTGGTGAAGGAAACGCTCACCCACGTACGCAGTACCGACACCGACGTGACGCTGGAGATCGACGACGCGCAGGCCCTGCACGTGGACAAGCAGCGTTTCGAGCAGATCCTGGTCAACCTGCTCACCAACGCGGCGCGCTACGGCTCGCCACCTGTGGTCGTGACCGTCACGTCCAGCAACGGCCTCGATCGGCTGGAGGTTCGCGACCACGGTCCCGGCATTCCCGCGGAGCTGCGCGACCGCTTGTTCGGCCAGTTCGCGGTGGGCAGCGCCGAAGGCACCGGCCTCGGCCTGTGGATCGTCCGGCAGCTGGCCGCAGCCCACGGCGGCGACGCGTTCGCCGAGGCCCGGGACCCCGGCGTGGCCATGGTCGTCATGTTCCCTTCGTCAGCGACGCAAGGTGACCATCGAGAGTCGTGA
- a CDS encoding alpha/beta hydrolase, with protein sequence MSFVMPFRGLAPEAADVRYEHGPDSARRAGVAEGRTIELGWDDSAIYPGTTRKVWIHVPAGYDPATPARLIVFQDGWWYLDPDGEMRAAIVLDNLTHRGDIPMTIGLFVDPGHIGDRKNRNVEYDAFDERYCSFLIDEVVPLVSDRFRITGDGWAICGGSSGGNCAFTTAWLRPDRFDRAICLLSSFAQMPGGNPYPGLIPAVPRKPLRLFLQAGHRDLGWNEPDDNWLAANLRVAAALAEAGYDFRLVLGDGGHNPNHGGVLLPDALRWLWRP encoded by the coding sequence ATGAGTTTCGTGATGCCCTTTCGCGGCCTGGCCCCGGAGGCTGCGGACGTCCGGTACGAGCACGGGCCCGACTCGGCGCGGCGCGCCGGCGTGGCCGAGGGCCGGACGATCGAGCTCGGCTGGGACGACAGTGCGATCTACCCGGGGACCACGCGCAAGGTCTGGATTCACGTGCCGGCCGGGTACGACCCGGCCACACCGGCCCGGCTGATCGTGTTCCAGGACGGCTGGTGGTATCTCGACCCGGACGGCGAGATGCGCGCGGCGATCGTTCTGGACAACCTCACGCATCGCGGTGACATCCCGATGACGATCGGCCTGTTCGTCGACCCCGGCCACATCGGCGACCGGAAGAACCGGAACGTCGAGTACGACGCCTTCGACGAGCGATACTGCTCATTTCTGATCGACGAGGTCGTCCCCCTGGTGAGCGACCGGTTCCGCATCACCGGCGACGGCTGGGCCATCTGCGGCGGCAGCAGTGGCGGAAACTGCGCGTTCACGACCGCCTGGTTGCGGCCCGACCGGTTCGACCGGGCGATCTGCCTCCTGTCCAGCTTCGCGCAGATGCCCGGCGGGAACCCGTACCCCGGACTGATCCCGGCTGTACCGCGTAAGCCGTTGCGGCTGTTCCTCCAGGCCGGCCACCGCGACCTCGGCTGGAACGAGCCGGACGACAACTGGCTGGCCGCCAACCTGCGCGTGGCCGCCGCCCTGGCCGAGGCCGGCTACGACTTCCGCCTGGTCCTCGGCGACGGCGGCCACAACCCGAACCACGGCGGTGTGCTGCTCCCCGACGCCCTCCGCTGGCTCTGGCGCCCGTGA
- a CDS encoding class I SAM-dependent methyltransferase, which produces MTSTPRYVLFPGRHHLLTQFQADYLQRLADEGAETIVWAVTSANHENTKRNPIPYHRREAAIERFSVETGLRSVVVPIFDTAPTDRFAQVTLKTVTVATGLDLTPADTLVACSTPQVAALYEDLGFRIALVEAEPDLPAVPERPWDVLLRLAAGDDSWRKLAHPATVDVYDRYGLSTVVQTVVNDPVVGDEGGLTATRDYRTYVEAFADAAARKWTAVRQYVQPGRIVDIGCGAGAVLELADRDDALHESDLIGVEVARHLYQECVHKKAQGVFANANVYFYQRNVLGGAVLPDRSVDTTLTFALTHEIWSYGRQRASLLQFARRIHDHTVPGGVWINSDVCGPGDRTRPVILRLTGDDGDNPSSPRTDLAGLPSAEVAAYVGSLSTRAKLDQFAVDFAFPFEYAARPDGTVRIALGQAMDFLTRKDYTDNWLSETHEQFCGLDFADWVSLLAEAGFDLDPASHPLRNDWVIDNRIAPVASLADEAGNPLDWPDTHAVIVARRPHNT; this is translated from the coding sequence GTGACCTCCACGCCGCGTTACGTGCTCTTCCCCGGCCGGCATCATCTGCTCACTCAGTTCCAGGCCGATTACCTGCAACGTCTCGCGGACGAGGGAGCCGAAACGATCGTGTGGGCGGTGACGTCGGCGAACCACGAGAACACGAAGCGTAACCCGATCCCGTACCACCGGCGGGAAGCGGCCATCGAGCGGTTCAGCGTGGAGACGGGGCTGCGGTCGGTGGTCGTGCCGATCTTCGACACCGCGCCGACGGACAGGTTCGCGCAAGTGACGCTCAAAACCGTCACCGTGGCCACCGGGCTCGATCTCACTCCGGCCGACACCCTGGTCGCCTGTTCGACGCCGCAGGTCGCCGCGCTCTACGAGGACCTCGGCTTCCGGATCGCCCTGGTCGAGGCCGAACCGGACCTGCCCGCAGTACCCGAGCGGCCGTGGGACGTGCTGCTGCGCCTGGCCGCCGGTGACGACTCGTGGCGCAAACTCGCGCACCCGGCGACAGTCGACGTGTACGACCGCTACGGCCTGAGCACTGTCGTGCAGACGGTGGTGAACGATCCGGTCGTCGGCGACGAGGGCGGGTTGACCGCGACGCGCGACTACCGCACGTACGTGGAAGCCTTCGCCGACGCCGCCGCGCGCAAATGGACAGCTGTGCGCCAGTACGTGCAACCGGGCCGGATCGTGGACATCGGCTGCGGCGCCGGCGCGGTGCTCGAACTGGCCGACCGGGACGACGCGCTGCACGAGAGCGACTTGATCGGCGTCGAAGTCGCGCGCCACCTCTATCAGGAATGCGTGCACAAGAAGGCGCAGGGCGTCTTCGCCAACGCGAACGTCTACTTCTACCAGCGCAACGTCCTCGGCGGCGCGGTGCTGCCGGACCGCTCGGTCGACACGACGCTCACGTTCGCGCTCACCCACGAGATCTGGTCGTACGGCCGGCAACGCGCATCGTTGCTCCAGTTCGCGCGCCGCATCCACGACCACACCGTGCCCGGCGGCGTCTGGATCAACAGCGACGTCTGCGGCCCCGGCGACCGCACCCGCCCGGTGATCCTGCGCCTGACCGGCGACGACGGCGACAACCCGAGTTCCCCCCGTACGGACCTGGCCGGGCTGCCGTCGGCCGAAGTCGCCGCTTATGTGGGGTCGTTGTCGACGCGCGCCAAACTCGATCAGTTCGCGGTCGACTTCGCTTTCCCGTTCGAGTACGCGGCCCGGCCCGACGGCACCGTCCGGATCGCGCTGGGCCAGGCCATGGACTTCCTGACCCGCAAGGACTACACGGACAACTGGCTGTCGGAGACCCATGAGCAGTTCTGCGGCCTCGACTTCGCCGACTGGGTGTCGCTGCTGGCCGAGGCGGGTTTCGACCTCGACCCGGCGTCGCACCCGCTGCGCAACGACTGGGTGATCGACAACCGGATCGCCCCCGTGGCGTCGCTGGCCGACGAGGCCGGAAACCCGCTCGACTGGCCGGACACCCACGCCGTCATCGTGGCCCGCCGCCCTCACAACACCTGA
- a CDS encoding GrpB family protein: protein MVVVTEYNARWPSMAAAAIAELSPLLPIVEHIGSTAVPGLAAKPTIDLMAAVPSLSSVDARSFSSLNYERHLNGMTDRLLFARWADDARTHILHVVTLDSWPTRNQRLLRDYLRAHPAEAERYAALKRSLAATRPHPHTYTAAKTDLIQELTDRARAAVGLPPVPVWEKPF, encoded by the coding sequence ATGGTCGTCGTCACCGAGTACAACGCCCGCTGGCCGTCGATGGCCGCCGCGGCGATCGCCGAGCTGTCCCCCCTGCTGCCGATCGTCGAGCACATCGGGTCGACCGCCGTGCCGGGCCTGGCCGCCAAGCCGACGATCGACCTGATGGCCGCGGTGCCTTCACTGTCGTCCGTTGATGCGCGTTCGTTCAGTTCGCTCAACTACGAACGTCACCTGAACGGCATGACTGATCGTTTACTGTTCGCACGCTGGGCCGACGATGCGCGAACGCACATCCTGCACGTGGTCACGCTCGACTCGTGGCCCACCCGCAATCAGCGCCTCCTGCGTGACTACCTGCGCGCTCACCCCGCAGAAGCCGAACGCTACGCCGCGCTCAAACGCTCGCTCGCCGCGACGAGGCCGCACCCCCACACGTACACCGCCGCCAAGACCGACCTGATCCAGGAGCTGACCGACCGGGCCCGTGCCGCGGTCGGCCTGCCCCCGGTACCGGTGTGGGAGAAGCCGTTCTGA
- a CDS encoding bifunctional 4-hydroxy-2-oxoglutarate aldolase/2-dehydro-3-deoxy-phosphogluconate aldolase translates to MTFDDIFAGHRVMAVLRGLEPGKTVEVATALWDAGVTVLEVPIATTDAVASLRAVADAAGERGLRVGAGTVITVEQVRAASDANAQYTVAPGLDLDILAASQAAGMPHLPGVGTATEVQRAWLAGARWLKAFPAAALGPGWISALHSPFPEVRFVATGGLSIASAPRFLDAGARVVALGAALADPAQRDQIGRLLTP, encoded by the coding sequence ATGACGTTCGACGACATCTTTGCCGGCCACAGGGTCATGGCTGTCCTGCGCGGGCTGGAGCCGGGCAAAACGGTGGAGGTCGCCACTGCATTGTGGGACGCCGGTGTCACCGTGCTCGAAGTGCCGATTGCGACGACCGATGCCGTCGCCTCCTTGCGCGCGGTGGCCGATGCTGCCGGTGAGCGCGGACTGCGCGTCGGTGCCGGAACGGTCATCACGGTCGAGCAGGTGCGGGCAGCTTCGGACGCGAACGCGCAATATACGGTCGCGCCCGGGCTCGACCTGGACATCCTTGCGGCGAGCCAAGCGGCCGGGATGCCTCATCTGCCTGGTGTGGGAACGGCCACCGAGGTGCAGCGGGCGTGGCTGGCGGGTGCCCGCTGGCTGAAGGCGTTCCCGGCCGCCGCGCTCGGCCCGGGCTGGATCTCCGCCCTGCACAGCCCGTTCCCGGAGGTGCGCTTCGTAGCCACCGGAGGCCTGTCCATCGCCTCGGCTCCCCGCTTCCTCGACGCCGGCGCCCGGGTGGTCGCTCTGGGCGCAGCCCTGGCCGACCCGGCCCAACGCGACCAGATCGGCCGACTGCTGACCCCGTGA